Proteins encoded in a region of the Desulfonauticus submarinus genome:
- a CDS encoding flavodoxin family protein: protein MSEKILLISGSPNKNGTTETLALKAKVFLEARGYSVRLFSLAREQFYACQGCQKCMQDSFLGRCIFESKDNIYSLFQEMLILRKVFFFAPIYFYHLPGRCKGFIDRAQSFYALQQRNKLNALPGILKAVLVAGRPKGNKLFIGTELTLTYFASIFCLSVKVCGLRGLDAPKHISQQVEEKVFSFLSI from the coding sequence ATGTCCGAAAAGATTCTTCTAATAAGTGGTAGCCCAAATAAAAATGGAACCACAGAGACCTTAGCCCTAAAAGCCAAAGTTTTTTTAGAGGCTAGAGGATATTCTGTAAGATTGTTTTCCTTAGCTAGAGAGCAATTCTATGCTTGCCAAGGTTGTCAGAAGTGTATGCAGGATTCCTTTTTAGGAAGATGCATTTTTGAGAGTAAGGATAATATTTATAGTTTATTTCAAGAGATGTTAATTTTAAGAAAAGTGTTCTTTTTTGCTCCAATATATTTTTATCATCTTCCAGGGAGGTGTAAGGGGTTTATTGATAGAGCTCAGAGTTTTTATGCCTTGCAACAGCGAAACAAATTAAATGCCTTGCCAGGCATTTTAAAGGCAGTTCTTGTAGCTGGTAGACCTAAAGGGAATAAACTTTTTATAGGTACAGAGCTGACTTTAACTTATTTTGCCTCCATTTTTTGTTTATCTGTGAAAGTGTGTGGTCTAAGAGGGCTAGATGCGCCTAAACATATTTCTCAACAGGTGGAAGAAAAGGTATTTTCCTTTCTTTCCATCTAG